The Cyclopterus lumpus isolate fCycLum1 chromosome 12, fCycLum1.pri, whole genome shotgun sequence genome window below encodes:
- the si:dkey-242g16.2 gene encoding protein phosphatase 1 regulatory subunit 3C, with protein MSCARVLNVLGSQRQPAIMPVDLAVGLSLRQHQPLYQLLSMSSMKPAPRQHQLTGRHPPLNSSTSAIYSSSPRPSSPRPSSPVPSEPRSCFRRDGGGGSPSKKRVVFADAIGLALTTVRMFVAEPSHTASTLPRRPSFAQMQSQQWTSDILQRNRLRLSLPRPTLTSQASLTRQQDACVQLESCNVSEHSLSGKVRVNHVSVDKAVHVRVTFDSWRSHHDIPCTFLQQQQHLGGSNVDLFAFDLSLPKHKDPTERGEFYVEFCVAFRPRPGATPHWDNNGGQNYRVCVETGGANSHQGNAYRCRPATSQHRPSLWPLHLSPSMQNSADPHHLQGTLSSRVRAEWKTLCSSK; from the exons ATGAGTTGTGCAAG agtCCTCAATGTCCTTGGGAGTCAGCGCCAGCCAGCCATAATGCCCGTGGACCTCGCCGTGGGCCTGAGCCTCAGGCAGCATCAACCTCTCTACCAGCTGCTGTCAATGTCTTCCATGAAGCCAGCACCGCGTCAGCATCAGCTGACCGGCCGTCACCCTCCCCTCAACTCCTCCACTTCCGCCATCTACTCGTCCTCACCGCGGCCCTCCTCACCGCGGCCCTCCTCCCCCGTGCCCTCGGAACCCCGGAGCTGCTTCCGCAGGGACGGCGGCGGTGGCAGTCCGAGCAAGAAGCGCGTGGTCTTCGCCGACGCCATAGGACTGGCTCTCACCACAGTGCGGATGTTCGTCGCCGAGCCCTCTCACACCGCCTCTACGCTGCCAAGGAGACCCTCCTTTGCCCAGATGCAAAGCCAACAATGGACCTCAGACATACTGCAGCGCAACAGGCTGCGGCTGAGTTTACCCCGGCCGACGCTCACCTCTCAAGCTTCCCTTACACGCCAGCAGGATGCGTGCGTGCAGTTGGAGAGCTGCAACGTTTCGGAGCACTCCTTGAGCGGCAAAGTGCGCGTCAACCATGTTAGCGTTGACAAGGCTGTACACGTGAGGGTGACCTTCGACTCCTGGCGGAGCCACCATGACATTCCCTGCAcgttcctgcagcagcagcagcacctcgGAGGTTCCAATGTGGACCTTTTCGCCTTTGACTTAAGCTTACCAAAGCACAAAGATCCAACGGAGCGAGGGGAGTTCTACGTGGAGTTCTGTGTGGCCTTCAGGCCGCGACCCGGCGCGACGCCACACTGGGACAACAACGGGGGTCAGAACTACAGGGTGTGCGTGGAAACTGGCGGCGCCAACAGTCACCAAGGCAACGCCTACCGTTGTCGCCCCGCGACGTCCCAACACCGGCCATCGTTGTGGCCTTTGCACCTGTCCCCCAGCATGCAGAACTCTGCCGATCCGCACCACCTTCAAGGGACGTTATCAAGCCGAGTCAGAGCAGAGTGGAAAACGTTATGCTCATCCAAGTGA
- the LOC117740610 gene encoding phospholipase A2-like produces the protein MNTLRAMLLLAVGLSVAHSFDYKALNQFRNMILCVMPESWPTFDYLDYGCYCGLGGSGTPVDDLDRCCQVHDYCYNQAMQHSACWPILDNPYTELYDYSCDKKNKKVTCGSNNNECEMFICECDRKAAECFGREPWIPEHEHLPSDRCQ, from the exons ATGAACACCCTCCGGGCTATGCTTCTCTTGGCAGTGGGCCTCTCTGTTG CCCACTCGTTCGACTACAAGGCCCTGAACCAGTTCAGAAACATGATCCTGTGCGTGATGCCCGAGAGCTGGCCCACTTTCGACTACCTCGACTACGGCTGCTACTGCGGACTGGGAGGTTCCGGCACACCCGTGGACGATCTGGATAG GTGCTGCCAAGTGCATGACTATTGCTACAATCAAGCCATGCAGCACTCTGCATGCTGGCCCATCCTGGACAATCCTTACACCGAGCTGTATGACTACAGCTGtgacaagaaaaacaagaaggtcACCTGTGGCT CAAACAACAACGAGTGTGAGATGTTCATCTGCGAGTGTGACAGGAAGGCCGCAGAGTGTTTTGGAAGAGAGCCTTGGATCCCCGAGCACGAGCACCTGCCCAGTGACCGCTGTCAGTGA
- the LOC117740588 gene encoding phospholipase A2-like isoform X1 has protein sequence MKSHVCWEMGHTLLRTAAVQDTLRLKPPHTHTHTHTHPTSSPLISRLLWDFPCLCTCGGTCLQWVSCLSHDWTRCFPARSRMDGHGTEDIHRHAHSLDYKAPNQFRRMVLCVMPDSWPTLDYSDYGCYCGPGGSGTLVDDPDRCCQVHGTCCHQAMQHPKCWPILDNPYTNLYHYSCDKKNRKVTCDHKNNECEMFICECDRKAIECFGRAPWLPEHEHLPSNRCQ, from the exons ATGAAGTCACATGTGTGCTGGGAAATGGGACACACCCTCCTCCGTACAGCTGCTGTACAGGACACACTCCGTTTGaagcctccacacacacacacacacacacacacacacccgaccTCTTCGCCGCTCATATCACGGTTGCTCTGGGATTTTCCATGCCTCTGTACATGTGGCGGAACATGTCTGCAGTGGGTCTCATGTTTATCTCATGATTGGACACGTTGCTTTCCTGCTCGATCACGTATGGACGGCCATGGGACAGAAGACATTCACAGGCATG CCCACTCGTTGGACTACAAGGCCCCGAACCAGTTCAGAAGGATGGTCCTGTGCGTGATGCCCGACAGCTGGCCCACTCTCGACTACTCCGACTACGGCTGCTACTGCGGACCGGGAGGCTCCGGCACACTCGTGGATGATCCGGATAG gTGCTGCCAAGTGCATGGCACGTGTTGCCATCAAGCCATGCAGCACCCCAAGTGCTGGCCCATCCTGGACAATCCTTACACCAACCTGTACCACTACAGCTGTGACAAGAAAAACAGGAAGGTCACTTGTGACC ACAAAAACAACGAGTGTGAGATGTTCATCTGCGAGTGCGACAGGAAGGCCATCGAGTGTTTTGGCAGAGCGCCTTGGCTCCCCGAGCACGAGCACCTGCCCAGCAACCGCTGTCAGTGA
- the LOC117740588 gene encoding phospholipase A2-like isoform X2: MVLCVMPDSWPTLDYSDYGCYCGPGGSGTLVDDPDRCCQVHGTCCHQAMQHPKCWPILDNPYTNLYHYSCDKKNRKVTCDHKNNECEMFICECDRKAIECFGRAPWLPEHEHLPSNRCQ, encoded by the exons ATGGTCCTGTGCGTGATGCCCGACAGCTGGCCCACTCTCGACTACTCCGACTACGGCTGCTACTGCGGACCGGGAGGCTCCGGCACACTCGTGGATGATCCGGATAG gTGCTGCCAAGTGCATGGCACGTGTTGCCATCAAGCCATGCAGCACCCCAAGTGCTGGCCCATCCTGGACAATCCTTACACCAACCTGTACCACTACAGCTGTGACAAGAAAAACAGGAAGGTCACTTGTGACC ACAAAAACAACGAGTGTGAGATGTTCATCTGCGAGTGCGACAGGAAGGCCATCGAGTGTTTTGGCAGAGCGCCTTGGCTCCCCGAGCACGAGCACCTGCCCAGCAACCGCTGTCAGTGA